Proteins found in one Microbacterium sp. LWS13-1.2 genomic segment:
- a CDS encoding TrkA family potassium uptake protein translates to MARFPFFGGDTSRRIAEADSVAVIGLGRFGSALALELVSGGTEVLGIDLDEDLVQSLNGELTQVVRADSTKYEVLKQLAIDEFDRVVVAIGGDISASILTCSVLRSMEIPVIWAKAVDDRHGLILEQLGVHHVIYPEKDMGRRVAHLVRGAALDFIEVAPGYALVKSPVPSTIQGIPLGDTALRKKYGVTIAAYHHEGGSWTNADNTTVLQTGDTILVVGPTKDAEGFAQLR, encoded by the coding sequence TTGGCTAGATTCCCGTTCTTCGGCGGGGACACCTCCCGTCGCATCGCCGAGGCGGACTCGGTCGCCGTCATCGGACTCGGCCGGTTCGGCAGCGCTCTCGCTCTGGAGCTCGTCAGCGGTGGCACGGAAGTGCTCGGCATCGACCTCGACGAGGACCTCGTCCAGTCGTTGAACGGTGAGCTGACCCAGGTCGTGCGCGCCGACTCGACGAAGTACGAGGTGCTCAAGCAGCTGGCCATCGACGAGTTCGACCGGGTCGTGGTCGCGATCGGCGGGGACATCTCGGCATCGATCCTCACGTGCTCCGTGCTGCGCAGCATGGAGATACCGGTCATCTGGGCCAAGGCGGTCGACGACCGCCACGGTCTGATCCTCGAACAGCTCGGCGTGCACCACGTGATCTACCCCGAGAAGGACATGGGGCGCCGTGTCGCCCATCTCGTGCGCGGCGCGGCGCTGGATTTCATCGAGGTCGCACCCGGCTACGCGCTGGTCAAATCCCCCGTCCCGTCGACGATCCAGGGCATCCCGCTGGGCGATACGGCACTGCGCAAGAAGTACGGCGTCACGATCGCCGCGTATCACCATGAAGGCGGGTCATGGACGAACGCCGACAACACCACGGTGCTGCAGACCGGCGACACCATCCTTGTGGTGGGCCCGACGAAGGATGCCGAGGGCTTCGCGCAGCTGCGGTGA
- a CDS encoding ABC transporter permease, whose amino-acid sequence MNGQRLGTIVGLELTQRTRSVAWYVLLGVFALLLVIVTALSFLAWGAAYQPGGAIYSTIVYITLLLVVLVSPTLSGNAINGDRDAATLAPVQITLATTAEILIGKFLAAWITGLAFVAVSVPFLAVATLAGGGEPATIAVSLLVLMFEVGIIAAIGVALSGILSRPLFSVASTYLVVAALVIGTLIAFALVGYSIRSEATSSYRSFEYGEYSGDTFPCMPGEESSDEYPCDEDAEVRCGEWQTSTYEVPRFDRVWWLLAANPFVILADATPTQFDAYGNPNDLFGQIKFGVRAAQQPPDLEQRWDDCAPDLQNDRPTPEEVIDQSAPIWFVGMALQLLLAAGLMWWAWAHTRTPAGRLPSGTRIA is encoded by the coding sequence GTGAACGGTCAGCGGCTCGGCACCATCGTCGGCCTCGAGCTGACGCAGCGCACGCGGAGCGTGGCCTGGTACGTGCTCCTCGGCGTCTTCGCGCTGCTCCTGGTCATCGTCACGGCGCTCTCGTTCCTGGCGTGGGGTGCCGCGTACCAGCCCGGCGGCGCGATCTACTCGACGATCGTCTACATCACGCTGCTGCTCGTGGTGCTCGTCTCGCCGACGCTGAGCGGCAACGCGATCAACGGCGACCGGGATGCCGCCACCCTCGCGCCCGTGCAGATCACCCTGGCGACGACGGCCGAGATCCTCATCGGGAAGTTCCTCGCGGCGTGGATCACGGGACTCGCCTTCGTGGCGGTGTCGGTCCCGTTCCTCGCGGTGGCCACGCTGGCCGGCGGGGGAGAGCCCGCGACCATCGCGGTGTCGCTGCTCGTGCTCATGTTCGAGGTGGGCATCATCGCGGCGATCGGAGTCGCGCTCAGCGGCATCCTTTCGCGCCCGCTGTTCTCGGTGGCGAGCACCTACCTCGTCGTCGCGGCGCTCGTCATCGGCACGCTCATCGCGTTCGCGCTGGTGGGATACTCGATCCGGTCGGAGGCGACCAGCAGCTACCGGTCGTTCGAGTACGGCGAGTACTCCGGCGACACGTTCCCGTGCATGCCGGGGGAGGAGTCGAGCGACGAGTATCCCTGCGACGAGGATGCCGAGGTGCGCTGCGGTGAGTGGCAGACGTCGACGTACGAGGTGCCGCGGTTCGACCGCGTGTGGTGGCTGCTCGCCGCGAACCCCTTCGTGATCCTCGCCGACGCCACGCCGACGCAGTTCGACGCGTACGGCAATCCGAACGACCTCTTCGGCCAGATCAAGTTCGGCGTGCGGGCGGCCCAGCAGCCCCCCGACCTCGAACAGCGCTGGGACGACTGCGCCCCCGATCTGCAGAACGACCGGCCGACGCCCGAGGAGGTCATCGACCAGTCGGCGCCGATCTGGTTCGTCGGCATGGCGCTGCAGCTGCTGCTCGCGGCCGGACTGATGTGGTGGGCCTGGGCGCACACCCGCACCCCGGCCGGGCGCCTGCCGTCGGGCACCCGCATCGCCTGA
- a CDS encoding AAA family ATPase, giving the protein MTPSPSGIATAGQLRASGHTYRPVRVELRENLLDALANGRDPWPGIHGFDTTVIPQLERALLAGHDIVLLGERGQGKTRLLRSLVGLLDEWSPVIEGSELGEHPLHPITPASVRRAGERGDDLPVAWRHRSERYAEKLATPDTSVADLIGDVDPIKVAEGRSLGDPETIHYGLVPRSNGGIVAINELPDLAERIQVSLLNVMEERDIQIRGYVLRLDLDVLVVATANPEDYTNRGRIITPLQDRFGAEIRTHYPQTIDEEIAVIRQEADLVAEVPAHLLEVLARFTRNLRESDAVDQRAGVSARFAIAGAETIAAAALHRATRQREEVAVARPVDLETAVDVLGGKIEFETGEEGRERAILEHLLRTAVAETARAHLRGLDARVLADALHDGATVMTGEQVTAADVLAAMPVLGESDLYDQVAQRLEAVTPGERAGALELLLESLYLEKRIGKDSADGETVYG; this is encoded by the coding sequence ATGACACCATCGCCTTCCGGAATCGCGACGGCCGGGCAGTTGCGCGCATCGGGTCACACCTATCGGCCGGTGCGGGTCGAACTGCGCGAGAACCTCCTCGACGCACTCGCGAACGGTCGCGACCCGTGGCCCGGCATCCACGGCTTCGACACGACCGTGATCCCGCAGCTCGAGCGCGCCCTCCTGGCCGGCCACGACATCGTGCTGCTGGGCGAGCGCGGGCAGGGCAAGACGCGACTGCTGCGCAGCCTCGTGGGGCTGCTCGACGAGTGGTCTCCGGTCATCGAGGGGTCGGAGCTCGGTGAGCATCCGTTGCACCCGATCACGCCGGCATCCGTCCGCCGAGCCGGCGAACGGGGTGATGACCTTCCCGTCGCGTGGCGCCACCGCAGCGAGCGGTACGCCGAGAAGCTCGCCACCCCCGACACGTCGGTGGCCGACCTCATCGGCGACGTCGACCCGATCAAGGTGGCGGAGGGTCGCTCGCTCGGCGACCCCGAGACGATCCACTACGGGCTCGTGCCGCGCAGCAACGGCGGCATCGTCGCGATCAACGAGCTGCCCGACCTGGCGGAGCGCATCCAGGTGTCGCTGCTCAACGTCATGGAGGAACGCGACATCCAGATCCGCGGGTATGTGCTGCGCCTCGACCTCGACGTGCTCGTGGTCGCGACCGCGAATCCCGAGGACTACACGAATCGCGGCCGGATCATCACGCCGCTGCAGGACCGCTTCGGCGCCGAGATCCGCACCCACTACCCGCAGACGATCGACGAGGAGATCGCCGTCATCCGCCAGGAGGCCGACCTGGTCGCCGAGGTGCCCGCCCACCTCCTCGAGGTGCTCGCGCGATTCACCCGCAACCTGCGGGAGTCGGATGCCGTCGACCAGCGCGCCGGGGTATCGGCGAGGTTCGCGATCGCCGGTGCCGAGACGATCGCTGCGGCGGCCCTGCATCGCGCGACGCGGCAGCGAGAGGAGGTCGCCGTCGCCCGCCCGGTGGACCTCGAGACCGCCGTCGATGTGCTCGGCGGCAAGATCGAGTTCGAGACGGGGGAGGAGGGGCGGGAGCGCGCGATCCTCGAGCATCTGCTGCGCACCGCGGTCGCCGAGACCGCCCGGGCGCACCTCCGCGGGCTCGACGCCCGCGTGCTCGCCGATGCCCTCCACGACGGCGCGACCGTCATGACCGGCGAACAGGTGACAGCGGCCGACGTCCTCGCGGCGATGCCGGTGCTCGGCGAGTCCGACCTGTACGACCAGGTGGCCCAGCGACTCGAGGCCGTGACGCCGGGGGAGCGTGCCGGTGCGCTCGAACTGCTCCTCGAGTCGCTCTACCTCGAGAAGCGCATCGGCAAGGACAGCGCGGACGGGGAGACCGTCTATGGATGA
- a CDS encoding potassium transporter TrkG produces MSTRVDLKRALRRGTGRRLRLHPAQAVVTGFGIAVAVGTVLLMLPISKAGAGGATFVEALFTATSAVCVTGLTVVDTPTFWTPFGQVVILGLIQLGGLGIMIFASLIGLVLARKLSVRARLNTAAEAKVVGFDDVRGLVRGIVLTSLVIEAVTFAILFVRFLTGYGYGVGQAAWHSLFHAVSAFNNAGFALYSDNLIGFAQDPVVCLPICAAIILGGLGFPVLLQLRKEFRRPLHWSMNTKLVLWATVVLLVGGTVYITVLEWNNPDTLGAMHPWGRLLAGFFQSVQTRTAGFNSVDIGAMRDETWLGMDVLMFIGGGPAGTAGGIKVTTFAVLFFIMMTELRGEGAVNIFGKRLSRAVHRQAITVVLIAVAAVVVGAVILMLLSGENLDRAMFETVSAFATVGLSTGITASLSPAAQLVLVMLMFLGRLGPLTLGSAIALRERRILYELPKERPAIG; encoded by the coding sequence GTGAGCACGCGGGTGGATCTGAAGCGCGCGCTGCGCCGGGGAACCGGCCGGCGGCTGCGGCTGCATCCGGCCCAAGCCGTCGTCACCGGCTTCGGGATCGCCGTCGCGGTGGGAACGGTGCTGCTGATGCTTCCCATCTCGAAGGCGGGAGCCGGCGGGGCGACATTCGTCGAGGCGCTCTTCACCGCGACGAGCGCGGTCTGCGTCACCGGCCTCACCGTCGTGGATACGCCCACGTTCTGGACGCCGTTCGGCCAGGTGGTGATCCTGGGCCTGATCCAGCTCGGCGGTCTCGGCATCATGATCTTCGCGTCGCTGATCGGGCTGGTACTCGCCCGCAAGCTCTCGGTGCGGGCCCGGCTCAACACCGCCGCCGAGGCGAAGGTGGTCGGCTTCGACGACGTGCGAGGGCTGGTCCGCGGCATCGTGCTGACCTCCCTCGTCATCGAGGCCGTCACCTTCGCCATCCTCTTCGTGCGATTCCTCACCGGCTACGGGTACGGCGTCGGCCAAGCCGCCTGGCACAGCTTGTTCCACGCCGTCTCGGCGTTCAATAACGCCGGCTTCGCGCTGTACAGCGACAATCTGATCGGATTCGCCCAGGATCCGGTGGTCTGCCTGCCGATCTGCGCGGCGATCATCCTGGGCGGACTGGGTTTCCCCGTCCTCCTGCAGCTGCGCAAGGAGTTCCGCCGCCCCCTGCACTGGTCCATGAACACCAAGCTGGTGCTCTGGGCCACGGTTGTGCTGCTCGTCGGGGGAACCGTCTACATCACCGTCCTCGAGTGGAACAACCCCGACACCCTGGGGGCCATGCATCCTTGGGGGCGCCTCCTCGCGGGCTTCTTCCAGTCGGTTCAGACCCGCACCGCGGGCTTCAACTCGGTCGACATTGGTGCGATGCGCGACGAGACCTGGCTCGGGATGGACGTGCTCATGTTCATCGGAGGCGGACCTGCCGGAACCGCCGGCGGGATCAAGGTGACGACGTTCGCGGTGCTGTTCTTCATCATGATGACCGAGCTGCGCGGCGAAGGCGCCGTAAACATCTTCGGCAAGCGGCTTTCGCGCGCGGTGCACCGTCAGGCGATCACGGTCGTGCTGATCGCCGTTGCAGCCGTCGTCGTCGGCGCCGTCATCCTCATGCTCCTGTCGGGTGAGAATCTCGACCGGGCGATGTTCGAGACGGTGTCGGCGTTCGCTACCGTGGGCCTGTCGACCGGCATCACGGCGAGCCTGTCGCCGGCAGCGCAACTGGTTCTCGTGATGCTGATGTTCCTCGGGCGGCTGGGGCCGCTGACCCTCGGCTCGGCCATCGCCCTGCGCGAGCGCCGCATCCTGTACGAGCTTCCGAAGGAGAGGCCTGCCATTGGCTAG
- a CDS encoding alpha/beta hydrolase: MRTATSADGTPIAYEATGDGPTVVIVNGAMSTAADAAGLAQALSDAGFQAVTWDRRARGSSGDARHSTPDREVEDLAAVIDAVGGDAAVLGHSSGAVLALVAASRGVPVRALFLSEPPLRFGVDEPADDLADRLQQYVDEGRFDDAIVTFQLESVGLPRDMVEGIRASDQFASLLPLAQSTVYDTNLVRQASLPTDEMLGVAAPVTVLRGEQTFPILVTAADRLADAMDGAELVVVPESVMHRPDPAATARVIQERLG; this comes from the coding sequence ATGCGCACCGCGACCTCCGCCGACGGCACCCCCATCGCGTATGAAGCGACCGGCGATGGCCCCACCGTGGTCATCGTCAACGGCGCGATGTCGACGGCCGCCGACGCCGCGGGGCTCGCGCAGGCACTGTCGGATGCCGGCTTCCAGGCGGTCACGTGGGACCGCCGCGCCCGCGGCTCCAGCGGTGACGCACGGCACTCGACGCCCGACCGCGAGGTCGAGGATCTCGCGGCGGTGATCGACGCGGTCGGCGGCGACGCGGCCGTGCTCGGGCACTCGTCCGGCGCGGTGCTGGCGCTGGTCGCGGCATCCCGCGGCGTGCCGGTGCGCGCACTGTTCCTCTCGGAGCCGCCGCTGCGGTTCGGCGTCGACGAGCCGGCCGACGACCTCGCCGACCGCCTGCAGCAGTACGTCGATGAGGGCCGGTTCGACGACGCGATCGTCACCTTCCAGCTCGAAAGCGTCGGGCTCCCGCGCGACATGGTCGAGGGCATCCGCGCGAGCGACCAGTTCGCCTCGCTGCTCCCGCTCGCCCAGTCCACGGTCTACGACACCAACCTCGTCCGCCAAGCGTCCCTCCCCACCGACGAGATGCTCGGCGTCGCGGCGCCGGTGACGGTGCTGCGCGGTGAGCAGACCTTCCCGATCCTGGTCACCGCGGCCGACCGCCTCGCCGACGCCATGGACGGCGCGGAGCTCGTGGTCGTTCCCGAGTCGGTGATGCATCGTCCCGACCCCGCGGCGACGGCCCGCGTGATCCAGGAGCGCCTCGGGTAG
- a CDS encoding SRPBCC domain-containing protein translates to MSEELTALSFTVSGRVSRPAADVYEAVADPEQLSRYFTTGGAQGRLEQGADVTWDFADFPGRFPVTVVESDPPRKLVIRWEARAGVESETTTTFEFEPIDDGARTLVTITESAWEASPDGAKSAFGNCEGWTGMLAALKVWVEHGINLRDGFYA, encoded by the coding sequence ATGTCTGAAGAACTCACCGCCCTCTCGTTCACCGTGTCGGGGCGCGTCTCGCGGCCGGCGGCCGACGTCTACGAGGCCGTCGCCGACCCCGAGCAGCTGTCCCGCTACTTCACCACCGGCGGCGCGCAGGGCCGGCTCGAGCAGGGCGCCGACGTCACCTGGGACTTCGCGGACTTCCCCGGCCGGTTCCCGGTGACCGTCGTAGAGTCCGACCCGCCGCGGAAGCTCGTCATCCGCTGGGAGGCCCGCGCGGGCGTCGAGTCGGAGACCACGACCACGTTCGAGTTCGAGCCGATCGACGACGGCGCACGCACCCTCGTGACCATCACCGAGTCGGCGTGGGAGGCCAGCCCCGACGGCGCGAAGAGCGCGTTCGGCAACTGCGAGGGCTGGACCGGCATGCTCGCGGCGCTGAAGGTATGGGTCGAGCACGGGATCAACCTGCGCGACGGCTTCTACGCCTGA
- a CDS encoding ABC transporter ATP-binding protein codes for MTTPGIVVHGVQRSFGQVQAVRNVTLRAHAGRVTGLVGPNGSGKTTLLLMLASLLAPDTGSIRIDGIDPVADPQAARAVLGWMPDALGAWNSLTSRETLTVTARLYGMPTAAASARADALLHEVGLVDLADAPARVLSRGQKQRLGLARALVHDPRVLLLDEPASGLDPQARIELRLLLRRFAAEGRTVLVSSHILSELEEVVDDAVFLMAGVTVDPARVEAASRRARPWRVRLAGAEPSAESLDHVAGALRVPVESLGVDRRDIVMSFESEDAAAAALRDLLSAGLDVVEYAAAQGALERTFLDLGEGRPPQAPMPSAPTPPAGAPQTPVPPASAPPPAPPTAPASAPPASAPPAPPRPASAAPGGDAGESEATS; via the coding sequence GTGACCACCCCCGGCATCGTCGTCCACGGTGTTCAGCGCTCCTTCGGACAGGTGCAGGCCGTGCGCAACGTGACGCTGCGGGCGCACGCCGGTCGGGTCACGGGGCTCGTCGGGCCGAACGGCTCGGGCAAGACCACGCTGCTGCTCATGCTCGCGTCGCTCCTCGCTCCCGACACGGGCTCCATCCGCATCGACGGCATCGATCCGGTCGCCGATCCGCAGGCGGCGCGTGCCGTGCTCGGCTGGATGCCCGACGCGCTCGGCGCGTGGAACTCGCTCACCTCGCGCGAGACGCTCACCGTGACGGCGCGGCTGTACGGGATGCCGACGGCCGCGGCATCCGCCCGCGCCGATGCTCTCCTGCACGAGGTCGGCCTCGTCGACCTCGCGGACGCCCCGGCCCGCGTCCTCTCGCGCGGACAGAAGCAGCGCCTGGGACTCGCGCGCGCACTCGTGCACGACCCGCGCGTGCTGCTGCTCGATGAACCCGCGTCGGGACTAGACCCCCAGGCGCGCATCGAGCTGCGGCTGCTGCTGCGGCGGTTCGCGGCCGAGGGGCGCACGGTGCTCGTATCGAGCCACATCCTCTCGGAGCTCGAAGAGGTCGTCGACGACGCCGTCTTCCTGATGGCGGGAGTCACCGTCGATCCGGCGCGCGTCGAAGCGGCGTCGCGCCGCGCACGCCCGTGGCGCGTGCGGCTGGCCGGAGCCGAGCCGTCCGCCGAGAGCCTCGACCACGTGGCGGGTGCGCTGCGTGTTCCCGTGGAGAGTCTCGGCGTCGACCGCCGCGACATCGTGATGTCGTTCGAATCGGAGGATGCCGCGGCCGCGGCCCTGCGCGACCTCCTCTCGGCCGGGCTCGACGTCGTCGAGTACGCCGCGGCGCAGGGCGCGCTCGAGCGCACCTTCCTGGACCTGGGTGAGGGGCGCCCTCCTCAGGCGCCGATGCCTTCCGCGCCGACGCCTCCGGCGGGCGCGCCGCAGACGCCGGTGCCGCCCGCATCCGCGCCACCGCCAGCGCCGCCCACCGCTCCGGCATCCGCACCTCCGGCATCCGCACCCCCGGCACCCCCGCGTCCGGCGTCGGCAGCACCCGGCGGCGACGCGGGCGAGAGCGAGGCGACCTCGTGA
- a CDS encoding VWA domain-containing protein produces the protein MPRSFHRTPAHTARYGRYSGGDPLAPPVEVQSALEAIGQDVMAGTSAERAMREYLRRGDRNREGLDDLARRVRERRAELVGRHRLDGTLEEIRRLLDRAVLEERKHLVRDVQLDDDTRSFAEMRLENLPPSTAAAVNELADYDWQSPSARADYDRIRELLGREILDQRFAGMKNALENATDADRQAIRDMLNDLNDLLEKRRLGDDTQEDFDEFLRRHGDQFPENPQNLDELLDTIAERSAAAQRMLNSMTPEQRDELMGLAAQAFGSPDLMQSLSRLDDNLRSLRPGEDWTGSASFSGDQPTGLGEATGIMQDLSDLDALTDQLSQTYPGARMDDIDLDALERLIGEDAAVSARTLRELEQELRDTGMLQRASDGQLRLTPRAMRQLGRALLRDFATRQSGRTGRRETRHAGAAGDRTGSTREWAFGDTEPWDIPRTVSNAVLRTVLEGADASAGVRLDTRDVEVVETEQRTQAAVALLVDTSFSMALDGRWVPMKRTALALHHLISTRFRGDSLQLIAFARHAEVIDIERLTAKDAEWDKGTNLQHALLLAQRHFRRHPTAQPVLLIVTDGEPTAHLRPDGRVHFAYPPDARTVAVTVRELDTVQRLGAQTTFLRLGEDPSLARFIDALARRAGGQVVAPELDDLGRAVVDSYLGSRHTGRGSPEDFGDMLHGRSWWW, from the coding sequence ATGCCGCGGAGCTTCCACCGCACGCCGGCGCACACGGCGCGGTACGGACGGTACAGCGGCGGCGATCCGCTCGCGCCGCCGGTCGAGGTGCAGTCGGCGCTCGAGGCGATCGGGCAGGACGTGATGGCGGGGACCTCGGCCGAGCGGGCGATGCGCGAGTACCTGCGGCGCGGAGACCGCAACCGGGAGGGGCTCGACGACCTGGCTCGGCGTGTGCGCGAGCGCCGGGCCGAGCTGGTGGGGCGGCACCGGCTCGACGGCACGCTCGAAGAGATCCGCAGGCTGCTGGACCGCGCCGTTCTCGAGGAGCGCAAGCACCTCGTGCGCGACGTCCAGCTCGACGACGACACCCGTTCCTTCGCCGAGATGCGCCTCGAGAATCTGCCGCCCAGCACAGCCGCGGCCGTCAACGAGCTCGCCGACTACGACTGGCAGAGCCCGAGCGCACGTGCGGACTACGACCGCATCCGCGAACTGCTCGGCCGGGAGATCCTGGACCAGCGATTCGCCGGCATGAAGAACGCGCTCGAGAACGCGACGGATGCCGACCGCCAGGCGATCCGCGACATGCTGAACGACCTCAACGACCTGCTCGAGAAGCGGCGGCTGGGCGACGACACGCAGGAGGACTTCGACGAGTTCTTGCGCAGGCACGGGGATCAGTTCCCGGAGAATCCGCAGAACCTCGACGAGCTCCTCGACACGATCGCCGAGCGTTCTGCGGCGGCGCAGCGGATGCTCAACTCCATGACCCCGGAGCAGCGGGACGAGCTCATGGGCCTGGCCGCCCAGGCGTTCGGGTCGCCCGACCTCATGCAGTCGCTGTCGCGCCTCGACGACAATCTGCGCTCGCTCCGGCCCGGCGAGGACTGGACGGGCTCGGCATCCTTCTCCGGTGATCAGCCGACCGGTCTCGGTGAGGCGACCGGCATCATGCAGGACCTCTCCGATCTCGACGCGCTGACCGACCAGCTCAGCCAGACATACCCGGGCGCGCGCATGGACGACATCGACCTCGATGCGCTCGAGCGCCTGATCGGCGAGGACGCCGCCGTCAGCGCCCGCACCCTGCGCGAGCTCGAGCAGGAGCTGAGGGACACCGGGATGCTGCAGCGCGCGTCCGACGGACAGTTGCGGCTGACCCCGCGGGCGATGCGCCAGCTGGGACGGGCGCTGCTCCGCGACTTCGCGACGCGCCAGTCGGGTCGCACCGGCCGCCGTGAGACGCGCCATGCTGGCGCCGCCGGCGACCGCACCGGTTCGACGCGGGAGTGGGCGTTCGGTGACACCGAGCCGTGGGACATCCCGCGCACGGTGTCGAACGCGGTGCTGCGGACGGTGCTCGAAGGCGCCGACGCCTCGGCTGGCGTGCGACTCGACACGCGCGACGTCGAGGTCGTCGAGACCGAGCAGCGCACGCAGGCCGCGGTCGCCCTCCTCGTCGACACGTCGTTCTCCATGGCGCTGGACGGCCGCTGGGTTCCGATGAAGCGCACCGCGCTCGCCTTGCACCACCTCATCTCGACGCGCTTCCGCGGTGACAGCCTTCAGTTGATCGCGTTCGCCCGCCACGCCGAGGTGATCGACATCGAACGACTGACCGCCAAGGACGCCGAGTGGGACAAGGGCACGAATCTGCAGCACGCGCTGCTGCTGGCCCAGCGGCATTTCCGTCGCCACCCGACCGCGCAGCCCGTGCTGCTCATCGTCACCGACGGCGAGCCGACGGCCCACCTGCGGCCGGATGGTCGCGTGCACTTCGCCTACCCGCCGGATGCCCGCACGGTGGCGGTCACGGTGCGCGAGCTCGACACCGTGCAGCGGCTCGGAGCCCAGACGACGTTCTTGCGGCTCGGCGAGGACCCCAGTCTCGCCCGATTCATCGACGCCCTCGCGCGGCGAGCCGGTGGGCAGGTCGTCGCCCCCGAGCTCGACGACCTCGGGCGGGCCGTCGTGGACAGCTACCTCGGCTCGCGGCACACCGGGCGCGGGTCGCCCGAGGACTTCGGTGACATGCTGCACGGGCGGTCGTGGTGGTGGTAG
- a CDS encoding metalloregulator ArsR/SmtB family transcription factor — protein sequence MTDAEHKGSDDDLVFKALAAPLRRRMLDALKDEPLTTGVLCARFPEVDRTTVLQHLRVLERAELVTGRRIGRERHLALAPVPIKRIHDRWIGEYARAAVDLLDRLND from the coding sequence ATGACGGATGCCGAGCACAAGGGGTCCGATGACGACCTGGTGTTCAAGGCGCTCGCCGCCCCGCTGCGCCGGCGCATGCTCGATGCCTTGAAGGACGAGCCGCTCACGACGGGGGTCCTCTGTGCGCGCTTTCCCGAGGTCGATCGCACGACCGTGCTGCAGCACCTCCGCGTGCTCGAGCGGGCCGAGCTCGTCACGGGCCGCAGGATCGGCCGAGAGCGTCACCTGGCCCTGGCGCCGGTGCCGATCAAGCGCATCCATGACCGCTGGATCGGGGAGTACGCGCGCGCCGCCGTCGACCTGCTCGACCGGCTGAACGACTGA
- a CDS encoding SRPBCC family protein has product MGVIEFELTRTVPAGIDAVFARLADIEGHNEWMPDKGSMLRRTTQTSPGAPALGTTYLDDTSYGPTPGEIAEFQPPHTLVYHWWDKTKRGSFKLEGWPAYRLEATDDETTLVHHHAKMRTYGMYRLATPFLRRIAMKERTVTLEALAASFGPGGHAVG; this is encoded by the coding sequence ATGGGTGTCATCGAGTTCGAGCTGACGCGCACCGTCCCTGCCGGCATCGACGCGGTGTTCGCCCGCCTCGCCGACATCGAGGGCCACAACGAGTGGATGCCTGACAAGGGGAGCATGCTGCGACGCACCACGCAGACCTCGCCCGGCGCCCCGGCCCTCGGCACCACCTATCTCGACGACACGTCGTACGGCCCCACCCCTGGTGAGATCGCGGAGTTCCAGCCGCCGCACACGCTCGTCTACCACTGGTGGGACAAGACGAAGCGGGGCAGCTTCAAGCTGGAGGGCTGGCCGGCGTATCGGCTCGAGGCGACCGACGACGAGACGACGCTCGTGCACCATCACGCGAAGATGCGCACGTACGGCATGTATCGGCTGGCGACCCCCTTCCTTCGGAGGATCGCGATGAAGGAGCGCACCGTCACGCTCGAGGCGCTCGCGGCGTCCTTCGGGCCGGGCGGGCACGCCGTGGGCTGA
- a CDS encoding GntR family transcriptional regulator — MANDVPLGLADRSLSVKIYEELRERIIEGTLAAGERIRERELAAEFNVSRIPIREAMPRPEAQGFIKTLPRRGAVVTEMTLNDVEELFVVRSSLEVLAAKLAAQACAAGASSDELFARLARAEAAPDAGGDRDITAANSALHEEILDLLSSWCSTRTMRSPWSSTSPRAGSSSHGGASSTAGRCRSSSTGRPAITSAARWR; from the coding sequence ATGGCGAACGACGTTCCGCTCGGCCTTGCCGACCGGTCGCTGTCCGTCAAGATCTATGAGGAGCTGCGCGAGCGGATCATCGAGGGCACGCTCGCCGCGGGCGAGCGCATCCGAGAGCGGGAGCTCGCGGCGGAGTTCAACGTCTCCCGCATCCCCATCCGCGAGGCGATGCCGAGGCCGGAGGCCCAGGGATTCATCAAGACCCTGCCGCGCCGGGGCGCCGTGGTGACAGAGATGACGCTCAACGACGTCGAGGAGCTGTTCGTGGTGCGCTCGAGCCTCGAGGTGCTCGCCGCCAAGCTCGCGGCACAGGCGTGCGCGGCCGGCGCCTCGTCGGACGAGCTCTTCGCGCGACTGGCGAGAGCGGAGGCAGCACCGGATGCCGGCGGCGACCGGGACATCACTGCCGCCAACTCCGCGCTCCACGAGGAGATCCTCGACCTGTTGAGCTCGTGGTGCTCGACGCGTACGATGCGGAGTCCGTGGTCGTCGACCAGCCCGCGCGCCGGCTCGTCATCGCACGGGGGCGCATCGTCTACAGCGGGGCGGTGTCGGAGCAGTTCCACGGGACGGCCGGCGATCACTTCGGCGGCGAGGTGGCGGTAG